The genomic window CTCAAAAAAAATCATATTTGGATTATTATTCCTAACCACATTAGTTTCGAATGCGCAAACTGATATTAATAAAGTCGACGCAGCAGGAAAAAAAGACGGACTTTGGAAAGGAACTTATACTGAATCTAAACGCCCTCGCTACGAAGGAACTTTTGATCACGGAAAAGAAACTGGTGTTTTTAAATTTTTTGATGATACAAAAAAAGGTGACATTGTAGCGACAAGAGATTTTAGTGCAAATGATGGGAGTTCATACACTATTTTTTATGATCAGAACAAAAACAAAGTAAGCGAAGGAAAAGAGATAGGAAAAGCTCGCGAAGGTGAATGGAAATATTACCATAAAGCTTCTAAAGTTTTGATGACGGTTGAGAATTATAAAAATGGGAAGCTAGAAGGTTTGAAATCTATTTATTATCCAAATGCTCAATTAGCAGAAGAGATGACATATAAAAATGGTTTGAAAGAAGGTCCTTATAAAAAAATAGGACAGGACGGAACACTTTTGGAAGAATCCTATTTTATAAATAACGAATACAACGGACAGACTGTTTTCTATGATTCAGACAAATCTGTTGCTTCCAAAGGGAAATTTGTAAATGGTAAAAAGGCGGGAATCTGGCAGTTTTATCAAAAAGGGAAATTGGTAAAAGAAGTAAATATGAGTGATCCTAAAAACACGAATAAAGCTTCAGAGAAAGGTGCTGCACCGAAAAAGTAGTAGTCTAATAAGTTCAGAATTCATTCATTAAAAAATAAAATAGGTAAAGAATAAATTGTTTACATTTGAGTAACCAATTTATTCTAACCAATGGATTTAAATGAACTTTTAGGACGATTTTCACTGCTGTTTTGCTCAATTTTAGTTCTGTATTTTTTTTCCAACAGAAAAGATAATGCAACCATAAATCCGTTGATGGTTATTGTTGGACTTTGTACTTTTTCTCTTTGTTACCTTTTTACTAAAATCGAAATTGGAGTCGGAATCGGGTTTGGATTATTTGCGATTTTTTCGATACTTCGTTTTAGAACACAATCCTTTACTGTAAACGCAATCATCTTTCTATTTGCAACAATCACGTTGTCTATTTTAGACATTATGTATCCGTTTGAAAAGATTGAATTGTTATTATTCTTTCAGATTATAATCATCGGATTTTACATAGCAGCTTCGATTATTGTCAATAAAAAAGCTTCGAAATATCTGAATTCTGTAGATCTGAAAATTCCGCTTGACGATAATTTTTCTTTAAATTCAGAAGCAATTCGAAAATCAATTCAAGAGAAAATTAAGATTGAAGATTTTGATTTTAGAATTGTCTTAATCAATACAGCGGCCAACGAAATAGATTTGTTAGTATTCTATTAA from Flavobacterium sp. KACC 22763 includes these protein-coding regions:
- a CDS encoding toxin-antitoxin system YwqK family antitoxin — its product is MISKKIIFGLLFLTTLVSNAQTDINKVDAAGKKDGLWKGTYTESKRPRYEGTFDHGKETGVFKFFDDTKKGDIVATRDFSANDGSSYTIFYDQNKNKVSEGKEIGKAREGEWKYYHKASKVLMTVENYKNGKLEGLKSIYYPNAQLAEEMTYKNGLKEGPYKKIGQDGTLLEESYFINNEYNGQTVFYDSDKSVASKGKFVNGKKAGIWQFYQKGKLVKEVNMSDPKNTNKASEKGAAPKK
- a CDS encoding DUF4956 domain-containing protein; the protein is MDLNELLGRFSLLFCSILVLYFFSNRKDNATINPLMVIVGLCTFSLCYLFTKIEIGVGIGFGLFAIFSILRFRTQSFTVNAIIFLFATITLSILDIMYPFEKIELLLFFQIIIIGFYIAASIIVNKKASKYLNSVDLKIPLDDNFSLNSEAIRKSIQEKIKIEDFDFRIVLINTAANEIDLLVFY